A portion of the Deinococcus peraridilitoris DSM 19664 genome contains these proteins:
- the cbiD gene encoding cobalt-precorrin-5B (C(1))-methyltransferase CbiD, whose product MPLRRLDLLAPAENGLRRGRTTGSCATAAVKAALLLLRHEQVVTEVDVSLPDGEHFLTVPVGRVERLADGAVRAEVLKDGGDDPDSTHGATITAVVRENTVGELRFLAGAGVGTVTQPGIRVPVGEPAINPTPRAMMRRAVAEVLPELASPGLDLEIGCVNGEEIARRTFNPRLGILGGISILGTTGVVEPMSQEAYMASVEVYVRVALGDRPDAVIFTPGKLGRDYARAHLKLDGKRLVQISNFVGYALDAAQTALQELNFELDTLWLAGHPGKLAKTIDGAWDTHSQRSPMAMPAVARVARDCGFGEALARRLEHANTVEDIIVQLEDPIRRDLWLAVENAIARACHARVPSVRQVQVRLFALDGTPLGAAA is encoded by the coding sequence ATGCCCCTGCGCCGCCTTGACCTGCTCGCCCCTGCCGAGAACGGCCTGCGGCGCGGGCGCACGACCGGAAGCTGCGCGACTGCCGCCGTGAAAGCGGCACTGCTGCTGCTGCGCCATGAGCAGGTGGTCACGGAGGTGGACGTGAGCCTGCCGGACGGCGAGCATTTCCTGACCGTGCCGGTCGGGCGCGTCGAGCGTCTGGCGGACGGCGCGGTCCGCGCCGAAGTGCTCAAGGACGGCGGCGACGATCCGGACAGCACCCATGGCGCGACCATCACCGCCGTCGTGCGGGAAAACACCGTGGGTGAGCTGCGGTTTTTGGCGGGAGCGGGCGTCGGGACGGTTACGCAGCCGGGCATCCGCGTGCCCGTCGGAGAGCCCGCCATCAACCCCACGCCGCGCGCCATGATGCGCCGGGCGGTCGCCGAAGTGCTGCCAGAGCTCGCGAGTCCCGGTCTCGACCTCGAAATCGGCTGCGTCAACGGCGAGGAAATCGCGCGGCGCACCTTCAATCCGCGCCTGGGCATTCTGGGCGGCATCAGCATTCTCGGCACGACCGGCGTCGTGGAGCCCATGAGCCAGGAGGCCTACATGGCGAGCGTCGAGGTATACGTGCGGGTCGCGCTGGGAGACCGGCCCGACGCGGTGATCTTCACGCCCGGCAAGCTCGGGCGTGACTACGCGCGCGCGCACCTCAAGCTGGACGGCAAGCGCCTCGTGCAGATCTCGAACTTTGTCGGCTACGCCCTCGACGCGGCCCAGACTGCCCTGCAGGAACTGAATTTCGAACTCGACACCCTGTGGCTGGCCGGGCACCCCGGCAAGCTGGCCAAGACCATCGACGGCGCGTGGGACACCCACAGCCAGCGCAGCCCCATGGCGATGCCCGCCGTGGCGCGCGTGGCACGGGACTGCGGCTTCGGTGAAGCCCTCGCGCGCCGCCTGGAACACGCCAACACCGTGGAGGACATCATCGTGCAACTCGAAGACCCCATCCGCCGCGACCTGTGGCTCGCCGTGGAAAACGCCATTGCGCGCGCCTGCCACGCGCGCGTCCCGAGCGTCCGGCAAGTGCAGGTGCGCCTGTTTGCCCTGGACGGCACGCCGCTGGGAGCTGCCGCTTGA
- the cobI gene encoding precorrin-2 C(20)-methyltransferase — protein sequence MKPGTFYGVGVGPGPQGLLPVAALEALRTVNVIFTPRSSVSGDSVARHCLRGLGLPEERFREVEFFMNTDPAQLARQYAQLAREIAHELRAGRDVAYLTIGDTFTYSTYGYTLAALREELPEAPRITFPGVTSYAAAAAALEFPLGEGKERTLILPCPDDMAQLRREIETHDVVILMKIAQRFGAVRTLLHDLGIAQHCVLAARLGLPGEALHHDLSGDLSGDLTAPSNLAQATDLTQATGERLGYLSTLLIRKAPPRNSSSAGTARAGGQA from the coding sequence TTGAAGCCCGGTACTTTTTACGGGGTCGGTGTCGGTCCCGGTCCGCAGGGGCTGCTGCCGGTCGCGGCGCTGGAGGCGCTGCGCACGGTGAACGTGATCTTCACCCCGCGCTCCAGCGTCTCGGGGGACTCGGTCGCCCGGCACTGTTTGCGCGGCCTGGGCCTGCCCGAAGAGCGCTTCCGCGAGGTGGAGTTCTTCATGAACACCGACCCGGCGCAGCTCGCGCGGCAGTACGCCCAGCTCGCGCGCGAGATCGCCCATGAACTCCGCGCCGGGCGGGACGTGGCCTACCTCACCATCGGTGACACCTTCACCTACAGCACCTATGGCTACACCCTGGCCGCCCTGCGCGAGGAACTCCCCGAGGCGCCGCGAATCACGTTTCCCGGCGTGACGAGTTACGCCGCCGCTGCCGCCGCGCTGGAATTTCCGCTGGGGGAAGGCAAGGAGCGCACCCTGATCCTGCCCTGCCCGGACGACATGGCGCAGTTGCGCCGGGAAATCGAGACCCACGACGTGGTGATCCTGATGAAGATCGCCCAGCGCTTCGGCGCGGTGCGGACGCTGCTGCACGACCTGGGCATCGCGCAGCACTGCGTGCTCGCGGCGCGCCTCGGCCTGCCCGGTGAAGCGCTGCACCATGACCTGAGCGGGGACCTGAGCGGGGACCTGACCGCACCCTCAAACCTGGCACAGGCCACAGACCTGACACAGGCCACAGGTGAGCGCCTGGGCTACCTCAGCACCCTGCTGATCCGCAAGGCGCCGCCGCGCAACAGTTCGAGCGCGGGCACCGCCCGTGCGGGAGGCCAGGCATGA
- the cobM gene encoding precorrin-4 C(11)-methyltransferase gives MKVYFVGAGPGAPDLITLRGARLLAGARIVMYAGSLVPEAVLEHCRADAELIDTAALDLEEQQAVYARAREAGVDVVRLHSGDPAIYGATAEQMRRLERNGIPYEVVPGVSSFTAAAAALGEELTKPEVSQTIILTRVSGRASPVPEKEALAGLAAHRATLCIFLSGPQLPTIVEDLLAHYGPDTPIALVQRASWPEQRVHRSTLARILDEIRVSEWQLTTMCLIGEALDHQDGVESRLYSAAYAHRFRKARSGA, from the coding sequence ATGAAAGTGTACTTCGTGGGGGCCGGACCGGGCGCGCCCGACCTCATCACCCTGCGCGGCGCGCGCCTGCTGGCGGGGGCGCGCATCGTGATGTACGCCGGGTCCCTGGTGCCGGAGGCGGTGCTGGAGCATTGCCGTGCGGACGCCGAGCTCATCGACACCGCCGCGCTCGACCTTGAAGAGCAGCAGGCGGTCTACGCGCGCGCCCGGGAGGCTGGAGTGGACGTCGTGCGGCTGCACTCGGGTGACCCGGCCATCTACGGCGCGACCGCCGAGCAGATGCGCCGCCTGGAGAGAAACGGCATTCCCTACGAGGTCGTGCCGGGCGTCTCGAGCTTTACCGCCGCGGCCGCGGCGCTGGGCGAGGAACTCACCAAGCCCGAGGTGTCCCAGACGATCATTCTCACGCGTGTCTCGGGCCGCGCCTCGCCCGTGCCGGAAAAAGAGGCCCTGGCCGGGCTCGCCGCGCACCGCGCGACCCTGTGCATCTTCCTGTCCGGGCCACAGCTGCCCACCATCGTGGAGGACCTGCTGGCGCACTACGGTCCCGACACACCCATCGCGCTCGTGCAGCGCGCCTCGTGGCCGGAGCAGCGCGTGCACCGCAGCACCCTGGCGCGCATCCTGGACGAAATCCGGGTGAGCGAGTGGCAGCTCACCACCATGTGCCTGATCGGCGAGGCCCTCGACCATCAGGACGGTGTCGAGTCACGGCTGTACTCGGCCGCCTACGCGCACCGCTTTCGCAAGGCCAGGAGCGGCGCGTGA
- a CDS encoding cobalamin biosynthesis protein, translated as MSVGVWLVRPAAEALGQRVAEAVGGEVVRPWLQEGRSREVFARLYPTRAQWVLIGTTGIAVRFLDGLMTDKRRDAAVVVLDEGAHFAVSLLCGHEGGANRLAYRVANAVNAVPIVTTASEAVRPLTLGVGCRLGARAEAIEACVKLALGTRDLGEVREVATVDLKAQERGLLEFCEWHGLPLRIFSRAALAARPWVTRPSAWVERHVGAVGVCEPCALLASARATLLVPKTTLNGVAVAVAQDSWEAA; from the coding sequence GTGAGTGTCGGGGTGTGGCTCGTGCGGCCTGCTGCCGAGGCGCTGGGGCAGCGCGTCGCCGAGGCGGTCGGGGGAGAGGTCGTGCGGCCCTGGCTGCAGGAAGGCCGCAGCCGGGAGGTCTTTGCGCGCCTCTACCCGACCCGCGCGCAGTGGGTGCTGATCGGCACGACCGGCATCGCGGTGCGCTTTCTGGACGGCCTGATGACGGACAAGCGCCGTGACGCGGCGGTCGTGGTGCTCGACGAGGGCGCGCACTTCGCGGTGTCGTTGCTGTGCGGCCACGAAGGCGGCGCCAACCGCCTGGCCTACCGGGTCGCGAACGCCGTGAACGCCGTGCCCATCGTCACGACCGCTTCCGAAGCAGTCCGGCCCCTCACCCTGGGCGTCGGCTGCCGCCTTGGCGCTCGCGCCGAGGCCATCGAGGCGTGCGTGAAGCTCGCCCTCGGAACGCGCGACCTCGGTGAAGTCCGTGAAGTGGCCACGGTCGACCTCAAGGCGCAGGAGCGCGGCCTGCTGGAATTCTGCGAGTGGCACGGCCTGCCACTGCGCATCTTTTCGCGCGCCGCGCTGGCCGCCCGTCCCTGGGTGACGCGGCCGTCTGCCTGGGTCGAGCGTCACGTCGGGGCCGTGGGCGTCTGTGAGCCCTGCGCGCTCCTGGCGAGCGCGCGCGCTACCCTGCTCGTTCCGAAAACCACCCTGAACGGCGTCGCCGTCGCCGTCGCTCAGGACTCCTGGGAGGCTGCATGA
- the cobJ gene encoding precorrin-3B C(17)-methyltransferase, with protein sequence MRNQVVGSGQAGGMLFLVSVGPGDAALIPDAAREALQASDVIVGYELYLRWIGPWIEGKEIHAPPLTREKERAELALDLARQGRTVSLVSSGDIGVYAMAALAFEELREDDTLQVQVIPGITAANACASLLGSPLSHDFATLSLSDLLCPWEWIETRARHIAQADLACVMYNVQSQGRREGVYKVLQLMLEHKRPDTVCGIVRNAYRPDQTVEVTTLHELLTREFDMLTSLVIGNRFTRRKGRWMFTPRGYNDWDAEREDAPATLPPPQAVWVFSGTSDGNALAADLVREGHSVVVSTASEYGGERAQASVPGAYVVSGRLGVEARRRLLRESGARAILDATHPYAGEMSEQLLELAHELALPYLRFERPSTLPDATLPEAQGVLRCASMTDAAAQAVERGRRIFLATGSKDLTTFLKAPGADGRVWFARVTPQESVIAAAVRAGLPRAHLCAMQGPFGRDFNEALWRAWNIDLVVTKDSGDAGGFSEKLAAARALEVPLLVVERPSLPYPNRYSARADVLRALRSSLERTELA encoded by the coding sequence ATGAGGAATCAAGTTGTCGGCAGCGGGCAAGCGGGCGGGATGCTGTTTCTGGTGTCGGTGGGGCCGGGAGACGCGGCCCTGATTCCGGACGCCGCACGTGAGGCTCTGCAGGCCAGTGACGTCATCGTCGGCTATGAACTCTACCTGCGCTGGATCGGGCCGTGGATCGAGGGCAAGGAGATTCACGCCCCGCCGCTGACCCGTGAAAAGGAACGCGCCGAACTCGCCCTCGATCTGGCCCGGCAGGGCCGCACCGTCTCGCTGGTGTCGAGCGGCGACATCGGCGTGTACGCCATGGCCGCCCTGGCCTTCGAGGAACTGCGCGAGGACGACACGCTCCAGGTGCAGGTCATTCCCGGCATCACCGCGGCGAACGCCTGCGCCTCGCTGCTGGGCTCTCCGCTTTCGCACGACTTCGCGACCCTCAGCCTGTCCGACCTGCTGTGCCCCTGGGAGTGGATCGAGACGCGCGCGCGGCACATCGCGCAGGCGGACCTGGCGTGCGTGATGTACAACGTGCAGAGCCAGGGCCGCCGCGAGGGTGTCTACAAGGTGCTGCAGCTGATGCTGGAGCACAAACGGCCCGATACCGTGTGCGGAATTGTGCGCAACGCCTACCGGCCCGACCAGACGGTCGAGGTCACCACCCTGCACGAGTTGCTGACGCGCGAATTCGACATGCTGACCTCCCTGGTGATCGGCAACCGCTTCACGCGCCGCAAGGGACGCTGGATGTTCACGCCCCGCGGGTACAACGACTGGGACGCGGAGCGAGAAGACGCCCCCGCCACGCTTCCCCCGCCGCAGGCCGTGTGGGTGTTCAGCGGCACGAGCGACGGCAACGCCCTCGCCGCCGACCTGGTGCGCGAAGGACACAGCGTCGTGGTGTCGACTGCCAGCGAGTACGGCGGGGAGCGCGCGCAGGCGTCTGTGCCCGGCGCGTACGTCGTCAGCGGACGTCTCGGCGTGGAGGCGCGTCGCCGCCTGCTGCGCGAGAGCGGGGCGCGCGCCATCCTCGACGCCACCCACCCGTATGCGGGCGAGATGAGTGAGCAGCTGCTCGAACTCGCTCACGAACTCGCCTTGCCCTACCTGCGCTTCGAGCGCCCCAGCACCCTGCCGGACGCCACCCTGCCAGAGGCGCAGGGCGTGCTTCGCTGCGCCAGCATGACCGACGCCGCCGCGCAGGCCGTGGAGCGTGGACGGCGCATCTTCCTCGCGACGGGCAGCAAGGACCTCACGACCTTCCTGAAGGCCCCCGGTGCCGACGGGCGCGTGTGGTTCGCGCGCGTGACCCCGCAGGAAAGCGTGATCGCCGCCGCCGTGCGCGCCGGCCTGCCACGCGCGCACCTGTGCGCCATGCAGGGCCCCTTCGGCCGTGACTTCAACGAAGCGCTCTGGCGCGCCTGGAACATCGATCTGGTGGTCACCAAGGATTCCGGCGACGCGGGCGGTTTTTCAGAGAAGCTTGCCGCCGCCCGCGCCCTGGAGGTGCCACTGCTGGTCGTGGAGCGTCCCAGCCTGCCCTACCCCAACCGCTACAGCGCCCGCGCCGACGTGCTGCGCGCCCTGCGTTCCTCTCTCGAAAGGACCGAACTCGCATGA
- a CDS encoding CobW family GTP-binding protein encodes MKQIPVTVVTGFLGSGKTTLLSNLLGTTHDRRLAVIVNEFGEVSIDGALLRGAPQGEHVEIHDLPGGLVAYGNDDAFAPTLRALRERRSLIDHVLIETSGLAVPTAIFVVLQSEEFRDDFVLDATLAVVDTPLLLEGAFRAGKPVPGAQDVQGSVASLFGQQLEFADVVVLNKIDALSEDELLRAEEQLRRLAPGVRFMETAYGARLDTRLTLGLHLHEHARAGGHHHGPVRTAPGEGDAPLADQRVLDGHSHGGLGAHVHSLSTHEHFHEHDNGWQSFRLRSDEAQHPGELLGAIRSVTQEFPLLRAKGFARLPEGRLVVQAVRTRVETRTDDVRVEGPSEIIFIGYHPRRKHVAARITELTGKSWA; translated from the coding sequence ATGAAGCAGATTCCCGTCACCGTCGTCACCGGCTTTCTCGGGTCCGGCAAAACCACCCTGCTCTCCAACCTGCTGGGCACTACCCATGACCGCCGCCTCGCGGTCATCGTGAACGAATTCGGTGAGGTCAGCATCGACGGCGCGCTGCTGCGCGGCGCTCCGCAAGGAGAGCACGTCGAGATTCACGACCTGCCCGGCGGCCTGGTCGCCTACGGTAACGACGACGCCTTCGCGCCGACCCTGCGCGCCCTGCGCGAGCGCCGCTCCCTGATCGACCACGTGCTGATCGAAACCTCCGGGCTGGCAGTGCCCACCGCGATCTTCGTGGTGCTGCAAAGCGAGGAGTTCCGCGATGACTTCGTGCTCGACGCCACCCTGGCGGTGGTGGATACCCCCCTGCTGCTGGAGGGCGCTTTTCGGGCCGGGAAACCCGTACCCGGCGCACAGGACGTGCAGGGCAGCGTCGCGAGCCTGTTCGGGCAGCAGCTGGAATTCGCCGATGTCGTGGTGCTCAACAAGATCGACGCCCTGAGCGAAGACGAGCTGCTCAGGGCCGAGGAACAGCTGCGCCGGCTCGCGCCGGGAGTGCGCTTCATGGAAACGGCGTACGGCGCCAGGCTCGACACCCGGCTCACGCTGGGCCTGCACCTGCACGAGCATGCCCGCGCGGGCGGACACCATCATGGACCCGTCCGCACGGCGCCCGGCGAGGGCGACGCGCCGCTGGCCGATCAGCGCGTGCTCGACGGGCACAGCCACGGCGGCCTCGGCGCGCACGTCCACAGCCTCAGCACGCACGAGCACTTTCACGAGCACGACAACGGCTGGCAATCCTTCCGCCTGCGCAGCGACGAGGCGCAACACCCGGGCGAGCTGCTCGGCGCGATCCGCAGCGTCACGCAGGAATTCCCGCTGCTGCGCGCCAAGGGCTTCGCGCGCCTGCCCGAGGGGCGCCTCGTGGTGCAGGCGGTGCGCACGCGCGTCGAGACCCGCACGGACGATGTTCGCGTGGAGGGTCCTTCCGAAATCATCTTCATCGGGTACCATCCGCGCCGCAAGCATGTCGCGGCGCGCATCACCGAACTGACCGGAAAGAGCTGGGCCTGA
- a CDS encoding cobaltochelatase subunit CobN: MKRQRVTRVDGKTINVVQRRGHLSYCYHGCCCGHVKRGYAAVPVDVYKDEWIRRKLRNRVHLTKSGCLGPCTLANVAQLLFDGHSVWFHSVNDAWQVRAIYDYVEAMLAADRFLPPPPELLEYTFNYYTWDGREEGGAAKVAPEADASPEALSGIAFLTHADTDLLCLDAARDSFPPEFPLVTGVSLSGIRSDAQMQQLLSGAVGGAEIVVARIHGRLSGVPGYGLLLDHARRAGQRLLLLSGTGESDPELAASSSAPPRVQQDALAYLQAGGWQNIRELLCFLSDSLRLTGFGFAPPLALPEHGLYHPDLPEHATLEDWSRLARPERPTAGLTFYRAHALSGNTAFVDALVRALDDAGLNALPVFTTSLKATHEGQPAVFQFLQDSGGTPLVDVLINTLSFAMGEVNAGGVTNAGWSVGALERLGVPVLQAVTSGGARGPWETSARGLNPLDTAMNVALPEFDGRIISVPVSFKERDQDGARFVPDLERCARVAGQARGLARLRWLANSEKRIAFVFTNSASKASQIGNAVGLDAPASLLALLQALRAHEYDVGELPATPDALIHELIDRCAYDQLYLTPAQLGRAAGQVSVERYGEWFAELPPTLQRRMVKQWGEAPGEAYVHGAQLAFAGLELGNAFVALQPPRGYGMDPDAIYHTPELPPTHHYYALYRWLRESPEEGGWGADAIVHVGKHGTLEWLPGKGVGLSANCFPDALLGDLPLFYPFILSDPGEGTQAKRRAHAVVIDHLPPPLTRADTYGPLAELAALVDEYYQLELLDPAKLPLLQGQIWALVQQTNLGSDLGLDLGQVLRRDHGDHVHEWDDEFTPEGVPVTLAEMRGDEVAHLLEDIDGYLCEIGAAQIRDGLHVLGQVPAGEHLPEMLRALTRLANLDVPGVGSEIARLLGLDHGALLERPGARLAETSPELNNLAGRALFTHADVLELIDELALHLYQLLQRETFDAARIPAVLTEVFGAREEWGGLPRTLDFVCAQLKPNLDATSAEIDHLLHGLAGEYVPAGPSGAPSRGMAHILPTGRNFYAVDPRALPSQAAWQVGESLAREVLARFLRESGQYPENVSISVWGTSAMRTQGDDVAEILALLGARPTWHPQSRRVDGVELVPLAELGRPRIDVTARISGFFRDAFPHLIQLLDDAVQLAMHADEPPEQNYPRKHYLDDLATRLADLPPEEAQARASYRIFGSAPGAYGAGILPLIQEGNWQGDEDFTRAYVNWGGFAYTAGESGVDARDDFRERLAHTQVALHNQDNREHDLFDSDDYLQFFGGMIASIRSLSGAQPRHYFGDTQNPERARVRDLQEEALRVYRSRVVNPKWLEGIKRHGYKGGLELTATVDYLFGFDATAQVAHDFMYEGVAQEYALNPDTQDFLRESNPWALNAITDRLLEANARGMWAPQEETLRQLQQLHLDSEAWLEARGEAGRRAPVSPTLGGER; encoded by the coding sequence ATGAAACGCCAGCGCGTCACCCGGGTCGACGGAAAGACCATCAATGTCGTGCAGAGACGCGGCCACCTCAGCTACTGCTACCACGGATGCTGCTGCGGTCACGTGAAGCGCGGCTACGCCGCCGTGCCGGTCGATGTCTATAAAGACGAGTGGATTCGCCGCAAGCTGCGAAACCGCGTGCACCTCACCAAAAGCGGCTGCCTGGGACCCTGCACGCTCGCCAACGTCGCGCAGCTGCTCTTTGACGGTCACAGCGTGTGGTTTCACAGCGTGAATGACGCCTGGCAGGTGCGCGCCATTTACGACTACGTCGAGGCGATGCTGGCCGCCGACCGTTTTCTGCCCCCGCCGCCCGAACTGCTGGAGTACACCTTCAACTATTACACCTGGGACGGGCGCGAAGAGGGCGGAGCAGCGAAAGTGGCGCCTGAAGCGGACGCTTCCCCGGAGGCGCTGAGCGGGATCGCCTTTCTGACCCACGCCGACACCGATCTATTGTGCCTCGACGCGGCGCGTGACAGCTTCCCGCCGGAGTTTCCGCTCGTGACGGGCGTGAGCCTGAGCGGTATTCGCAGCGACGCGCAGATGCAGCAACTGCTCAGCGGCGCGGTTGGCGGGGCCGAAATCGTCGTGGCGCGGATTCACGGCCGCCTTTCGGGTGTGCCGGGCTACGGGCTGCTGCTCGATCATGCCCGCCGGGCCGGGCAGCGCCTGCTGCTGCTCAGCGGCACCGGGGAAAGCGACCCGGAACTCGCGGCGAGCAGCTCGGCCCCGCCGCGAGTGCAGCAGGACGCCCTGGCGTACCTGCAGGCGGGTGGCTGGCAGAACATCCGCGAACTGCTGTGCTTTCTCTCGGACTCACTGCGCCTGACCGGCTTCGGCTTCGCGCCGCCCCTCGCGCTGCCCGAGCACGGTCTTTATCACCCCGACCTGCCCGAGCACGCCACCCTGGAGGACTGGTCACGCCTCGCGCGGCCCGAGCGGCCCACGGCAGGCCTGACCTTTTACCGGGCCCACGCCCTGAGCGGCAACACCGCCTTTGTCGACGCGCTGGTGCGCGCCCTGGACGACGCGGGCCTGAACGCCCTGCCGGTGTTCACCACGAGCCTCAAGGCCACGCACGAGGGTCAGCCCGCGGTGTTTCAGTTCCTGCAGGACTCCGGCGGCACCCCGCTGGTGGATGTGCTGATCAACACCCTGTCCTTTGCGATGGGCGAGGTGAACGCGGGCGGGGTCACGAACGCCGGCTGGTCGGTGGGCGCCCTGGAGCGTCTGGGCGTGCCGGTGCTGCAGGCCGTCACGAGCGGGGGCGCGCGCGGTCCCTGGGAAACGAGCGCGCGGGGCCTGAACCCGCTCGACACCGCCATGAACGTCGCGCTGCCCGAATTCGACGGCCGCATCATCAGCGTGCCGGTGTCCTTCAAGGAGCGCGACCAGGACGGCGCGCGTTTCGTTCCCGACCTCGAGCGCTGCGCGCGCGTCGCGGGTCAGGCGCGCGGCCTGGCCCGCCTGCGCTGGCTCGCGAACAGCGAGAAACGCATCGCCTTCGTGTTCACCAATTCGGCCAGCAAGGCCAGCCAGATCGGCAACGCCGTGGGGCTCGACGCGCCCGCCTCGCTGCTCGCCCTGCTGCAGGCGCTGCGGGCGCACGAGTACGACGTCGGAGAACTGCCCGCCACGCCCGACGCCCTCATTCACGAACTGATCGACCGCTGCGCCTACGACCAGCTCTACCTGACGCCCGCGCAGCTGGGGCGCGCCGCCGGGCAGGTCAGCGTGGAGCGCTACGGGGAGTGGTTTGCCGAGCTTCCCCCGACCCTGCAGCGCCGGATGGTCAAGCAGTGGGGCGAGGCCCCCGGCGAGGCGTACGTGCACGGCGCTCAGCTGGCCTTCGCGGGCCTGGAGCTCGGCAACGCCTTCGTGGCGCTGCAGCCTCCGCGCGGGTACGGCATGGACCCCGACGCGATCTACCACACCCCGGAACTGCCACCCACCCACCACTACTACGCCCTGTACCGCTGGCTGCGGGAAAGCCCGGAGGAGGGCGGCTGGGGCGCCGACGCCATCGTGCACGTCGGGAAGCACGGTACGCTGGAATGGCTGCCCGGCAAGGGCGTGGGCCTCAGCGCCAACTGCTTTCCGGACGCGCTGCTGGGCGACCTGCCGCTCTTTTATCCCTTCATCCTCTCCGATCCCGGCGAGGGCACCCAGGCCAAACGGCGCGCGCACGCGGTCGTGATCGATCACCTGCCGCCGCCCCTCACGCGCGCCGACACCTATGGTCCCCTCGCCGAGCTCGCGGCGCTGGTCGACGAGTACTACCAGCTCGAACTGCTCGATCCCGCCAAGCTGCCCCTGCTGCAAGGGCAGATCTGGGCGCTGGTGCAGCAGACCAACCTCGGCAGCGACCTGGGCCTTGACCTCGGCCAGGTGCTGCGGCGCGATCACGGCGACCACGTGCACGAATGGGACGACGAATTCACTCCCGAGGGCGTGCCGGTCACCCTGGCTGAAATGCGCGGGGACGAGGTCGCGCACCTGCTCGAGGACATCGACGGCTACCTCTGCGAGATCGGCGCCGCGCAGATTCGTGACGGGCTGCACGTCCTGGGTCAGGTGCCGGCGGGTGAACACCTGCCCGAGATGCTGCGCGCCCTCACCCGCCTCGCCAACCTCGACGTGCCCGGCGTGGGAAGCGAGATTGCCCGGTTACTGGGCCTCGACCACGGCGCCCTGCTGGAGCGGCCCGGCGCGCGGCTCGCCGAAACGTCCCCAGAGCTCAACAACCTCGCCGGTCGCGCGCTCTTCACGCACGCGGACGTCCTCGAGCTGATCGACGAGCTGGCCTTGCACCTCTACCAGCTGCTGCAGCGCGAGACCTTCGATGCGGCCCGTATTCCCGCGGTCCTCACCGAAGTCTTCGGAGCCCGCGAAGAATGGGGCGGGTTGCCCCGCACCCTCGATTTCGTGTGTGCACAGCTCAAGCCCAACCTCGACGCGACCAGCGCCGAAATCGATCACCTGTTGCACGGGCTTGCGGGCGAGTACGTGCCCGCCGGGCCGAGCGGCGCACCGTCGCGCGGTATGGCGCACATTCTGCCCACGGGGCGCAACTTTTACGCCGTGGATCCGCGCGCCCTGCCGTCGCAGGCGGCCTGGCAGGTGGGGGAGAGCCTCGCGCGTGAGGTCCTGGCGCGCTTCCTGCGTGAAAGCGGCCAGTACCCCGAGAACGTCAGCATCAGCGTGTGGGGCACGAGCGCCATGCGCACCCAGGGTGACGACGTCGCCGAGATCCTGGCCCTGCTCGGCGCGCGGCCCACCTGGCACCCGCAGAGCCGCCGGGTGGACGGTGTGGAGCTCGTGCCCCTGGCCGAGCTCGGGCGTCCCCGCATCGACGTGACGGCGCGCATCAGCGGCTTTTTCCGCGACGCCTTTCCGCACCTGATCCAACTGCTCGACGACGCCGTACAGCTGGCCATGCACGCCGACGAACCCCCCGAGCAGAACTACCCCCGCAAGCACTACCTCGACGACCTCGCGACGCGTCTGGCCGACCTGCCGCCCGAGGAAGCGCAGGCGCGCGCGTCCTACCGCATTTTCGGCAGCGCTCCGGGCGCCTACGGCGCAGGGATCCTGCCGCTCATCCAGGAAGGCAACTGGCAGGGCGACGAGGACTTCACACGCGCGTATGTGAACTGGGGTGGCTTTGCGTACACGGCCGGGGAGAGCGGGGTGGACGCCCGTGACGACTTCCGCGAGCGTCTCGCGCACACCCAGGTGGCGCTGCACAACCAGGACAACCGCGAACATGACCTCTTTGACAGCGACGACTACCTGCAGTTTTTTGGCGGCATGATCGCCTCGATTCGCAGCCTGTCGGGGGCGCAGCCCCGGCACTACTTCGGCGACACCCAGAACCCCGAGCGCGCCCGCGTGCGCGATCTGCAGGAAGAGGCCCTGCGGGTGTACCGCTCGCGCGTCGTGAATCCCAAGTGGCTGGAGGGCATCAAACGTCACGGCTACAAGGGCGGGCTGGAACTCACCGCCACCGTCGATTACCTGTTCGGCTTCGACGCGACCGCGCAGGTGGCGCACGACTTCATGTACGAGGGCGTGGCCCAGGAGTACGCGCTGAATCCGGACACCCAGGACTTTCTGCGCGAGTCCAATCCCTGGGCGCTCAACGCCATCACCGACCGCCTGCTCGAAGCGAACGCGCGCGGGATGTGGGCGCCGCAGGAAGAGACCCTGAGACAGCTGCAGCAATTGCACCTGGACAGCGAAGCGTGGCTGGAAGCGCGTGGTGAGGCGGGGCGCCGCGCGCCCGTCTCGCCCACCCTGGGAGGAGAGCGGTGA